The following coding sequences are from one Arthrobacter sp. PvP023 window:
- a CDS encoding MFS transporter codes for MNTYTTVPSGEQVVQELPWRWKVQGRIFVIGGLGFMFDAWDVTLNGILIPLLSTHWALAPGDAAWIGTANLVGMALGAFAWGTIADTIGRKKAFTATLLIFSLFTVLGAFSPDFIWFCVFRFMAGFGLGGCIPVDYALVGEFTPRKQRGKVLTAMDGWWPVGAALCGFVSAWLVAAFADWRLTMLVMVLPALLVFWVRRSVPESPLFLIRKGRRDEAAKVIDDLVKATGAQPRAYSLPDAQDAPKLSAGSAWLQLVRVWRFNWKITAAAWSLFFSILLVYYLSLTWMPRILIGAGFQDYKAFLTTASMAAVGLLGVVVAAVLVERVGRKWILAITGPLSALTLVIVAFVVDIPSAAVFWLLVFGFIVQVAIPVLYTYVSELYPTDLRGTGFGWASTFSRLGAGFGPLIFASVLWPQLGLATSFALAGGLVLLSVLWMAFFSPETKQRTLT; via the coding sequence ATGAATACTTACACCACTGTGCCCAGCGGCGAACAAGTGGTCCAGGAACTGCCCTGGCGGTGGAAAGTCCAAGGGCGGATCTTCGTGATCGGCGGCCTGGGTTTTATGTTCGATGCCTGGGATGTGACGCTGAACGGGATCCTCATCCCCTTGCTGTCCACCCACTGGGCGCTGGCGCCCGGCGATGCCGCGTGGATCGGCACGGCCAACCTGGTGGGCATGGCCCTGGGTGCGTTCGCGTGGGGCACGATTGCGGACACCATCGGGCGCAAGAAGGCTTTCACGGCCACCCTGCTGATCTTCTCGCTCTTCACGGTGCTGGGCGCATTCTCCCCCGACTTCATCTGGTTCTGCGTGTTCCGCTTTATGGCAGGTTTCGGCCTTGGCGGGTGCATCCCCGTGGACTATGCCCTGGTGGGTGAGTTCACGCCGCGGAAACAGCGCGGCAAAGTGCTGACCGCGATGGACGGCTGGTGGCCCGTGGGCGCCGCGCTGTGCGGCTTTGTTTCCGCCTGGCTGGTCGCGGCCTTCGCGGATTGGCGGCTGACCATGCTGGTGATGGTGCTGCCTGCCCTGCTGGTGTTCTGGGTGCGGCGCAGCGTACCCGAATCGCCGCTGTTCCTGATCCGCAAGGGCCGCCGCGACGAGGCCGCCAAGGTCATCGACGACCTGGTCAAGGCCACGGGTGCCCAACCCCGCGCTTACAGCCTCCCGGATGCTCAGGACGCCCCGAAGCTCTCTGCCGGCAGCGCCTGGCTCCAGCTGGTCCGCGTCTGGCGGTTCAATTGGAAGATCACCGCGGCTGCATGGTCCCTGTTCTTCAGCATCCTGCTGGTCTACTACCTGTCCCTGACATGGATGCCGCGGATCCTGATCGGCGCCGGTTTCCAGGACTACAAGGCCTTCCTCACGACGGCGTCCATGGCCGCCGTCGGCCTTCTGGGCGTGGTGGTGGCAGCCGTGCTGGTGGAGCGCGTGGGCCGCAAGTGGATCCTGGCGATCACCGGGCCGCTGTCCGCGCTGACCCTGGTGATCGTGGCGTTCGTGGTGGACATCCCGTCCGCCGCCGTGTTCTGGCTGCTGGTGTTCGGCTTCATCGTGCAGGTGGCCATTCCGGTGCTGTACACGTACGTCTCCGAGCTGTACCCCACGGACCTGCGCGGCACCGGCTTCGGCTGGGCGTCCACGTTCTCGCGGCTCGGGGCGGGCTTCGGACCGCTCATTTTCGCCTCGGTCCTGTGGCCGCAGCTGGGCCTGGCAACGTCCTTCGCACTCGCTGGCGGGCTGGTCCTGCTGTCGGTGCTGTGGATGGCGTTCTTCTCCCCCGAGACGAAGCAGCGCACGCTGACGTAG
- the purN gene encoding phosphoribosylglycinamide formyltransferase has protein sequence MRIVVLVSGTGSNLQAVIDAVKAGELDVEIAAVGADRPGTYGVERSAAAGIPTFVVDFKAYAARAEWNAALTEAVAAYEPDVVVSSGFMRIVGPEFIDAFGGKYLNTHPALLPAFPGAHGVRDAMAYGVKVTGCTVHWADAGVDTGPIIAQEAVAILDDDTEDTLHERIKVVERRLLVSTLAQLAAA, from the coding sequence ATGCGCATCGTTGTCCTCGTGTCCGGTACCGGTTCCAACCTCCAGGCTGTCATTGACGCCGTCAAGGCGGGCGAGCTGGACGTGGAGATCGCCGCCGTCGGCGCTGACCGGCCGGGGACCTACGGTGTGGAACGGTCGGCGGCCGCCGGAATCCCGACCTTCGTGGTGGATTTCAAGGCCTACGCCGCCCGTGCCGAGTGGAATGCGGCGCTGACCGAGGCTGTGGCCGCGTATGAGCCGGATGTGGTGGTGTCCTCGGGGTTCATGCGTATCGTCGGCCCGGAGTTCATTGACGCGTTTGGCGGCAAGTACCTCAACACCCACCCTGCCCTGCTGCCGGCCTTCCCGGGGGCGCACGGCGTCCGCGATGCGATGGCCTACGGTGTCAAAGTCACCGGCTGCACGGTGCACTGGGCCGACGCCGGCGTGGACACCGGCCCCATCATCGCGCAGGAAGCCGTTGCCATCCTCGACGACGACACCGAGGACACCCTGCACGAACGCATCAAGGTGGTGGAGCGCAGGCTCCTCGTCTCCACCCTGGCGCAACTCGCCGCCGCCTGA
- a CDS encoding helix-turn-helix domain-containing protein, with the protein MTTETPAPPATSELLATVGNKVRTMRKAKGMTLARLSDITGLSQAIVSQIERGLANPSFTTLAQLAHGLDVPVGRFFIGQDESKSPVVRKSDRRNLKNVTRESVGEAVHELLTPNRDGNIEAQWISTPPGHDTSGTPFTHSGEEFCYIISGRKDVFLDGVCYSLEEGDSITYSSEIPHWYKNSYEEVCVAIWVNAPHAW; encoded by the coding sequence ATGACCACCGAGACTCCCGCCCCGCCGGCCACCAGCGAACTTCTGGCGACTGTCGGAAACAAGGTGCGCACCATGCGCAAGGCTAAGGGCATGACCCTCGCCCGGCTCTCGGACATCACCGGCCTCAGCCAGGCGATCGTCAGCCAGATCGAACGCGGCCTGGCCAACCCTTCCTTCACCACGCTGGCACAGCTGGCTCACGGATTGGACGTCCCCGTAGGGAGGTTCTTCATTGGCCAGGATGAATCCAAATCCCCCGTCGTTCGAAAATCCGATCGGCGCAACCTGAAAAACGTCACCCGCGAGTCGGTAGGGGAAGCCGTTCACGAACTGCTGACCCCGAATCGTGACGGAAACATCGAAGCGCAGTGGATCAGCACGCCCCCGGGGCATGACACGAGCGGAACACCCTTCACCCACAGCGGTGAGGAGTTCTGCTACATCATCTCGGGCCGCAAGGACGTCTTCCTGGACGGCGTCTGCTACAGCCTTGAGGAGGGCGACTCGATCACCTACTCCTCAGAGATCCCGCACTGGTACAAGAACAGCTACGAAGAGGTATGCGTAGCCATCTGGGTCAACGCACCACACGCGTGGTAA
- a CDS encoding NADP-dependent isocitrate dehydrogenase → MAKIIYTHTDEAPMLATYSFLPIVEAYASTAGVEVETRDISLSGRIISVFGDYLTEEQRISDALAELGDLAKKPEANIIKLPNISASIPQLKAAIAELQSQGYDLPDYPDNPSSDTETDIRSRYDKIKGSAVNPVLREGNSDRRAPLSVKNYARQNPHSMGAWTPESKTNVATMGADDFRANEKSVVIESDDTVKIQLVKEDGTVKVLKRGFPVLAGEVVDGTVMRAAALDEFLAAQVARAKEEGVLFSAHLKATMMKVSDPIIFGHVVKAYFTELFDTYGEQLAAAGLSPNNGLASILGGLEELPEDVREGVQAAIKKGLAEGPALAMVDSDKGITNLHVPSDVIVDASMPAMIRSSGHMWGPDGKEADTLAVLPDSSYAGIYQVVIDDCRAHGAFDPTTMGTVPNVGLMAQAAEEYGSHDKTFEIQSAGTVQLVDSKGNVLIEHQVAPGDIWRACQAKDVPIRDWVKLAVTRARASETPAVFWLDETRAHDANLIAKVKEYLKEYDTEGLQIEIMSPEKATAFTLERIRKGEDTISVTGNVLRDYLTDLFPILELGTSAKMLSVVPLINGGGLFETGAGGSAPKHVQQLLKENHLRWDSLGEFLALAVSFEHLATTTGNKRAQVLADTLDRATGTFLLENKSPRRSVGELDNRGSHFYLAKFWAQELAKQTDDAELAADFAAVSEALTSNEDTIIAELLAVQGSPVDIGGYYHPDVAKVASVMRPSAKFTEVLSGLAK, encoded by the coding sequence ATGGCCAAGATTATCTATACCCACACAGACGAAGCGCCCATGCTGGCCACCTATTCGTTCTTGCCGATCGTCGAGGCCTACGCGTCGACTGCCGGTGTGGAAGTGGAGACCCGGGACATCTCGCTCTCTGGCCGCATCATTTCGGTGTTCGGTGACTACCTCACCGAAGAGCAGCGGATCAGCGATGCCCTGGCCGAACTGGGCGACCTGGCAAAGAAGCCGGAAGCCAACATCATCAAGCTGCCCAACATCAGCGCTTCCATTCCGCAGCTGAAGGCGGCCATCGCCGAGCTCCAGTCCCAGGGCTACGACCTCCCGGACTACCCCGACAACCCGTCCTCCGACACCGAGACGGACATCCGCTCACGCTACGACAAGATCAAGGGTTCGGCCGTGAACCCGGTCCTGCGCGAAGGCAACTCGGACCGCCGTGCGCCCCTCTCCGTGAAGAACTACGCCCGCCAGAACCCGCACTCCATGGGTGCCTGGACGCCGGAGTCCAAGACCAACGTGGCCACCATGGGCGCCGATGACTTCCGCGCCAACGAGAAGTCCGTGGTCATCGAGTCCGATGACACCGTCAAGATCCAGCTGGTCAAGGAAGACGGCACCGTCAAGGTCCTGAAGCGCGGATTCCCCGTCCTGGCAGGCGAAGTTGTGGACGGCACCGTGATGCGCGCCGCCGCCCTGGATGAGTTCCTGGCTGCACAGGTTGCCCGCGCCAAGGAAGAGGGCGTGCTGTTCTCCGCACACCTGAAGGCCACCATGATGAAGGTCTCGGATCCCATCATTTTCGGCCACGTGGTGAAGGCCTACTTCACCGAACTGTTCGACACGTACGGCGAGCAGCTCGCCGCCGCCGGCCTCAGCCCCAACAACGGCCTGGCCTCCATCCTGGGCGGACTCGAAGAACTCCCGGAAGACGTCCGTGAGGGCGTCCAGGCAGCCATCAAGAAGGGCCTCGCAGAGGGACCCGCGCTGGCCATGGTGGACTCGGACAAGGGCATTACCAACCTGCACGTTCCCTCCGACGTCATCGTGGACGCCTCCATGCCCGCCATGATCCGCTCCTCCGGCCACATGTGGGGCCCGGACGGCAAGGAAGCGGACACACTGGCCGTTCTCCCGGACAGCAGCTATGCAGGCATCTACCAGGTTGTCATCGACGACTGCCGCGCCCACGGCGCCTTCGACCCCACCACCATGGGCACCGTGCCGAACGTTGGCCTCATGGCCCAGGCCGCCGAGGAATACGGCAGCCACGACAAGACCTTTGAGATCCAGTCCGCCGGAACCGTCCAGCTCGTGGACAGCAAGGGCAACGTGCTGATCGAACACCAGGTGGCACCGGGCGACATCTGGCGCGCCTGCCAGGCCAAGGACGTGCCGATCCGCGACTGGGTCAAGCTGGCCGTCACCCGCGCCCGCGCCTCCGAAACGCCCGCCGTGTTCTGGCTGGATGAGACGCGCGCACACGACGCCAACCTGATCGCCAAGGTCAAGGAATACCTCAAGGAATACGACACCGAGGGCCTCCAGATCGAAATCATGTCCCCGGAAAAGGCCACGGCCTTCACGCTCGAGCGCATCCGCAAGGGCGAGGACACCATCTCCGTGACCGGAAACGTGCTCCGTGACTACCTGACGGACCTTTTCCCGATCCTTGAACTGGGTACCAGCGCCAAGATGCTCTCCGTGGTGCCGCTGATCAATGGAGGCGGCCTCTTCGAGACCGGCGCCGGCGGATCCGCCCCGAAGCACGTCCAGCAGTTGCTGAAGGAAAACCACCTTCGCTGGGACAGCCTTGGTGAGTTCCTGGCCCTCGCCGTCAGCTTCGAGCACCTGGCGACCACCACGGGCAACAAGCGTGCCCAGGTACTCGCCGACACCCTGGACCGCGCCACCGGCACGTTCCTGCTTGAGAACAAGTCCCCGCGCCGCAGCGTAGGGGAACTGGACAACCGCGGCAGCCACTTCTACCTCGCCAAGTTCTGGGCGCAGGAGCTGGCCAAGCAGACCGACGACGCCGAGCTGGCCGCCGATTTCGCCGCTGTCTCCGAGGCGCTGACCTCCAACGAGGACACGATCATTGCCGAGCTGCTCGCAGTGCAGGGCTCCCCGGTGGACATCGGGGGCTACTACCACCCGGACGTTGCCAAGGTCGCCTCGGTGATGCGTCCGTCCGCGAAGTTCACTGAAGTTCTGTCCGGCCTGGCCAAGTAG
- a CDS encoding SRPBCC family protein, whose product MAIVQESINVGVPLSQAYNQWTQFEDFPHFMSGVDAVRQLDDTTVHFQTSIAGVKREYDARITVQQPDQRVTWESLDEPRNAGTVWFEALNPTETKVSVELAWEPDSAVEKVGAAVGLDSRQVASDLKRFKQFIEERHVETGAWRERVSDSAVTGSAAGTGAAAGTTAENPQAATTAVPLEEEVGYDAVPTEQPVNTDPDMATEPPFGKHVQR is encoded by the coding sequence ATGGCAATTGTCCAGGAATCCATCAACGTAGGTGTCCCGCTGAGCCAGGCCTACAACCAGTGGACCCAGTTCGAGGACTTCCCGCACTTCATGAGCGGCGTGGACGCTGTCCGCCAGCTCGACGACACCACAGTGCACTTCCAGACCAGCATCGCCGGCGTCAAGAGGGAATACGACGCGCGAATCACCGTCCAGCAGCCGGACCAGCGCGTCACGTGGGAAAGCCTCGACGAGCCGCGCAACGCAGGGACCGTATGGTTCGAAGCACTCAACCCGACCGAAACAAAGGTCAGCGTTGAACTCGCCTGGGAGCCGGACTCCGCCGTTGAGAAGGTGGGAGCAGCAGTGGGGCTTGATTCCCGCCAGGTGGCCTCGGACCTCAAACGCTTCAAGCAATTCATCGAGGAACGCCACGTGGAAACCGGCGCCTGGCGGGAACGCGTCAGCGACAGCGCAGTCACTGGAAGTGCCGCCGGAACGGGCGCTGCAGCGGGTACGACGGCGGAAAATCCTCAGGCTGCCACCACTGCGGTCCCCCTCGAAGAGGAAGTGGGCTACGACGCGGTGCCTACCGAGCAGCCCGTGAACACCGATCCGGACATGGCGACCGAGCCTCCGTTCGGCAAGCACGTCCAGCGCTAA
- a CDS encoding serine protease, whose protein sequence is MTKSKTLATSLLSLSAAALLAVCAAGGANAAPASPQDASPQEAAQVASQSVDGSKSADYWTADRMRAAVPGDVLAAKALQRGNTSSAAAVEKGSSTKITGKAGKGKTVLHVDENPVSHIGKVFFTMGGSNYVCSGNSVVSNNKSTVSTAGHCVNEGPGAFATNFVFVPAYLDGAAPYGKWAAKALYAPTQWSSAGDMQYDTGFAVVSQLNGQNLADVVGSSGVQFNAARGLTYKSYGYPAAAPFDGQSLVSCTGPASDDPYNPQFNTQGIPCDMTGGSSGGPWFIGTSSSGYQNSINSYGYSGAPSKVMYGPYWGSVIQQAYSSASSAN, encoded by the coding sequence ATGACGAAATCGAAGACTCTGGCCACCAGCCTCCTGAGCCTGTCCGCAGCCGCACTGCTGGCCGTCTGTGCCGCCGGCGGGGCAAATGCAGCGCCCGCGTCACCACAGGACGCCTCACCGCAGGAAGCCGCACAGGTTGCCAGCCAGTCGGTGGACGGCTCGAAGTCGGCGGATTACTGGACGGCAGACCGCATGCGTGCAGCGGTTCCGGGCGACGTACTGGCCGCCAAGGCGCTGCAGCGCGGCAACACCTCGTCAGCCGCGGCGGTGGAAAAGGGTTCGAGTACCAAAATCACGGGCAAAGCAGGCAAGGGAAAGACCGTCCTGCACGTCGATGAGAATCCGGTGTCCCATATCGGCAAAGTCTTCTTCACCATGGGCGGCAGCAACTACGTCTGCTCGGGTAACTCAGTAGTGTCCAACAACAAGAGCACCGTGTCCACAGCGGGCCACTGCGTCAATGAGGGTCCCGGCGCGTTTGCCACCAACTTCGTTTTCGTCCCGGCCTATCTGGACGGCGCCGCCCCGTACGGCAAATGGGCGGCCAAGGCCCTGTACGCCCCCACCCAGTGGAGCTCGGCCGGAGACATGCAGTACGACACAGGCTTCGCCGTCGTCTCGCAGCTCAACGGCCAGAACCTGGCCGATGTGGTGGGCTCATCCGGGGTCCAGTTCAACGCAGCACGCGGCCTGACCTACAAGTCCTATGGCTACCCGGCCGCGGCCCCGTTCGACGGACAGTCACTGGTCAGCTGCACCGGCCCGGCCAGCGATGACCCCTACAACCCCCAGTTCAACACGCAGGGCATCCCGTGCGACATGACGGGCGGCTCCTCCGGCGGTCCCTGGTTCATCGGCACCAGCTCCAGCGGCTACCAGAACTCCATCAACAGCTACGGCTACAGCGGCGCCCCCTCCAAGGTCATGTACGGACCCTACTGGGGTTCCGTCATCCAGCAGGCGTACTCGAGTGCATCGTCCGCGAACTGA
- the purH gene encoding bifunctional phosphoribosylaminoimidazolecarboxamide formyltransferase/IMP cyclohydrolase, giving the protein MSFTQLDRVPIRRALISVYDKTGLEELAKGLHEAGVKIVSTGSTAKKIAAAGIPVQEVEEVTGSPEMLDGRVKTLHPRVHGGILADRRVPAHMETLAGMEIEAFDLVVVNLYPFVETVKSGAAQDDVVEQIDIGGPAMVRSAAKNHAAVAIVTDPNFYGNVVRAAAEGGFDLKTRQRLAAKAFAHTASYDTAVATWTASQFLDEDGDGVIDWPAYAGLALERSEVLRYGENPHQQAALYVDKAAPAGIAQADQIHGKAMSYNNFVDADAALRAAFDFAEPAVAIIKHANPCGVAVGSADAADAIADAHAKAHACDPVSAFGGVIAANRTVTAGMARTVAGIFTEVVIAPGFEDEAVEILSKKKNIRLLALPEGYGRYPTEFRQVSGGMLVQAADKVDAEGDNPANWTLAAGEAADAATLADLAFAWTACRAAKSNAILLADNGAAVGIGMGQVNRLDSCKLAVERANTLGVQVESDVEGAGGAAGPSTTEASGAPQRARGAVAASDAFFPFADGLQILIDAGVRAVVQPGGSVRDDEVIAAANAAGITMYFTGARHFFH; this is encoded by the coding sequence GTGAGCTTTACGCAGCTAGACCGTGTTCCCATCCGCCGAGCCCTGATCTCGGTCTACGACAAGACCGGTCTGGAGGAGCTCGCGAAGGGCCTGCACGAAGCAGGCGTCAAGATCGTCTCCACCGGCTCCACCGCGAAGAAGATCGCGGCTGCGGGCATCCCCGTCCAGGAGGTCGAGGAAGTTACCGGCTCGCCGGAGATGCTGGACGGCCGCGTCAAAACCCTCCACCCGCGCGTCCACGGCGGCATCCTGGCGGACCGCCGCGTCCCCGCCCACATGGAAACGCTGGCCGGCATGGAGATCGAGGCGTTCGACCTCGTCGTCGTGAACCTCTACCCGTTCGTGGAGACCGTCAAGTCCGGTGCCGCGCAGGACGACGTCGTGGAGCAGATCGACATCGGAGGTCCCGCCATGGTGCGCTCCGCCGCGAAGAACCACGCCGCCGTCGCGATCGTTACCGATCCCAATTTCTATGGCAACGTTGTGCGTGCCGCCGCAGAAGGCGGCTTCGACCTGAAGACCCGCCAGCGCCTGGCCGCGAAGGCCTTCGCCCACACAGCCAGCTACGACACCGCCGTGGCCACCTGGACGGCCAGCCAGTTCCTGGACGAGGACGGCGACGGCGTGATCGACTGGCCCGCCTACGCCGGCCTGGCCCTGGAACGCTCCGAGGTCCTCCGCTACGGCGAAAACCCGCACCAGCAGGCCGCCCTCTACGTCGACAAGGCCGCTCCCGCCGGCATTGCCCAGGCTGACCAGATCCACGGCAAGGCCATGAGCTACAACAACTTCGTGGACGCCGATGCCGCCCTTCGCGCAGCATTCGACTTCGCCGAGCCCGCCGTGGCGATCATCAAGCACGCCAACCCCTGCGGCGTGGCAGTCGGTTCCGCCGACGCCGCGGACGCCATCGCCGACGCACACGCCAAGGCCCACGCCTGCGATCCCGTCTCCGCATTCGGCGGCGTCATCGCAGCCAACCGCACGGTCACCGCCGGAATGGCGCGCACCGTTGCCGGCATCTTCACCGAGGTCGTCATCGCGCCTGGCTTCGAGGACGAGGCCGTGGAGATCCTGTCCAAGAAGAAGAACATCCGCCTCCTGGCCCTGCCGGAGGGTTACGGCCGCTACCCGACCGAGTTCCGCCAGGTCTCCGGCGGCATGCTGGTGCAGGCTGCTGACAAGGTCGACGCCGAAGGCGACAACCCCGCCAACTGGACCCTCGCCGCCGGCGAGGCCGCGGATGCAGCCACGCTGGCCGACCTCGCGTTCGCCTGGACCGCCTGCCGCGCCGCCAAGTCCAACGCCATCCTGCTCGCAGACAACGGTGCTGCCGTCGGCATCGGCATGGGCCAGGTCAACCGGCTCGACTCCTGCAAGCTGGCCGTGGAACGCGCCAACACCCTGGGTGTGCAGGTAGAGTCCGACGTCGAAGGCGCCGGCGGTGCAGCCGGTCCGTCGACGACGGAAGCCAGCGGAGCCCCGCAGCGTGCCCGCGGTGCCGTGGCAGCCTCGGACGCGTTCTTCCCGTTCGCCGACGGACTGCAGATCCTGATCGACGCCGGCGTCCGCGCCGTGGTCCAGCCCGGCGGTTCCGTCCGGGATGACGAAGTGATCGCCGCGGCGAACGCGGCCGGCATCACCATGTACTTCACGGGTGCGCGCCACTTCTTCCACTAA
- a CDS encoding DUF6350 family protein: MKLRADQTGDRGIPMPLWLQGALESAQAAVISALVVLAPIVAVWATAGFQNNNFDALARLGGQAWLLIHGVPLHLTTVAGESAAQPESGTLSLIPLGLTLIPFLLAWRAGRRLARASYTDQLWQALLGSWLVYAGFGMATGFVCRTDDVAIFLWFAGLMPLVPFGLGMVVGARREAGSWSRLIGVDAVDWIARTSQHSRWAGSYLGSAIKAGFVALMAAFTMSAALLAVDLFIHWDLVIAVYEGLDAGAMGGAVLTIAQLGFLPNLAVFALAWTSGSGFALGVGSQAGPLGTAVGPLPSIPVFAALPSGSLDYGFVALVVPVLAGALAGWWFLREGENHFDEWLSIKVRARWFTASASTIVLGAITGVAAGLMTAGLAWMARGSAGIGRLTDIGPDPLNTSLWVAAEVGVGVVIGYAAGPWLERQQKLREANLDTAKP, from the coding sequence ATGAAACTGCGCGCTGATCAGACCGGAGACCGTGGCATTCCCATGCCCTTGTGGCTGCAGGGAGCGCTCGAATCAGCGCAGGCGGCGGTCATTTCCGCGCTGGTGGTGCTGGCACCGATAGTCGCGGTGTGGGCCACGGCCGGATTCCAGAACAACAACTTCGACGCCCTGGCCCGGCTTGGCGGCCAGGCTTGGCTGCTGATCCACGGGGTGCCGCTGCACCTGACGACGGTGGCCGGGGAGTCCGCGGCGCAGCCGGAATCGGGCACCCTGTCGCTGATCCCCCTGGGCCTGACGCTGATCCCGTTCCTGCTCGCGTGGCGGGCGGGCCGGCGCCTGGCCCGGGCCTCCTACACGGACCAGCTCTGGCAGGCTCTCCTGGGTTCCTGGCTGGTGTACGCCGGGTTCGGCATGGCCACGGGCTTCGTGTGCCGGACGGACGACGTCGCCATCTTCCTCTGGTTCGCCGGGCTGATGCCGCTGGTCCCGTTCGGCCTGGGCATGGTGGTGGGTGCCCGGCGCGAAGCGGGGTCCTGGAGCCGGCTCATCGGCGTCGACGCCGTGGACTGGATTGCACGGACCAGCCAGCATTCCCGCTGGGCAGGGTCCTACCTGGGTTCCGCCATCAAGGCCGGTTTCGTCGCGCTGATGGCCGCCTTCACCATGTCCGCCGCGCTGCTGGCGGTGGACCTCTTTATCCACTGGGACCTGGTCATCGCCGTGTATGAAGGGCTCGACGCCGGCGCCATGGGCGGTGCCGTGCTCACCATCGCGCAGCTCGGCTTCCTCCCCAACCTCGCCGTCTTTGCGCTCGCCTGGACGTCCGGCTCCGGCTTCGCCCTGGGCGTCGGCTCGCAGGCCGGCCCGCTGGGAACCGCGGTCGGCCCGCTGCCGTCCATTCCGGTGTTCGCCGCCTTGCCTTCCGGTTCGCTCGATTACGGCTTCGTGGCTCTGGTGGTGCCCGTCCTGGCGGGCGCCCTGGCCGGCTGGTGGTTCCTGCGCGAAGGCGAAAACCACTTCGACGAATGGCTGTCCATCAAGGTCCGTGCCCGCTGGTTCACGGCATCGGCGTCAACCATAGTCCTCGGCGCCATCACCGGCGTGGCGGCGGGCCTGATGACCGCCGGCCTTGCTTGGATGGCGCGCGGATCAGCAGGGATCGGCCGCCTCACCGACATCGGACCGGACCCCTTGAACACGTCGCTGTGGGTGGCCGCCGAGGTGGGCGTCGGCGTCGTGATCGGCTATGCGGCGGGCCCCTGGCTGGAACGCCAGCAGAAGCTGCGTGAAGCGAACCTGGACACAGCGAAGCCCTAG
- a CDS encoding DUF4383 domain-containing protein: MTTASPHAHGVHFGRTDVQNVGMGVGIVLMLVGVLGFIPGITQQYGELRFLGPDSHAMFLGLFQTSMLLNIVQLVIGATGWVMSRNGMGARNFLMGFGLLYIVLSIFGLIVGVGSAANFLSLNTLDNWTHMVLGVLMIGAGWILSRHLAEDRR; this comes from the coding sequence ATGACTACCGCATCCCCACATGCACATGGTGTTCACTTTGGACGTACGGATGTCCAGAACGTCGGCATGGGTGTAGGTATTGTCCTGATGTTGGTGGGTGTCCTGGGGTTCATCCCGGGCATTACCCAGCAGTACGGCGAACTAAGGTTCCTTGGGCCTGATTCGCACGCCATGTTCCTTGGCCTGTTCCAGACGTCCATGCTGCTGAACATCGTGCAGCTGGTCATCGGTGCTACAGGCTGGGTAATGTCCCGTAATGGAATGGGCGCCCGGAACTTCCTTATGGGCTTTGGCTTGCTGTACATCGTCCTCAGCATCTTCGGGCTCATTGTCGGAGTAGGTTCGGCGGCCAATTTCCTGTCGCTGAACACTTTGGATAACTGGACCCACATGGTGCTGGGTGTGCTGATGATTGGCGCCGGCTGGATCCTCTCGAGGCATCTGGCCGAGGACCGCAGGTAA